The sequence TCATACCCATGCTCCTCGGGTTCGGCTGCAACGTGCCGGGCATCTACGCTACCCGCACCCTCGAGAATCCCCGGGACAAGGCCCTTACCGCTCTTCTCATCCCTCTCATCTCGTGCGGCGCCCGGCTCCCGGTCTATGTGATTTTTATCGGGGCTTTCTTCCCCGGCCATGGCGGCACGGTCCTCTGGTCCCTCTATGTGATGGGAATCGCCCTGGCCGTGCTTATGGGGGTTATCTTCAAGCACACCCTCTTCATTCACGAAGCTCCCATGTTCATCATGGAGCTCCCCCCCTACCGAATGCCGTCTTTGACGAGTCTCACGATCCATACATGGGAAAAGGGGAAGCATTTCCTCATCAAAGCCGGGACCTACATACTCGCCGTCTCGATCATCATGTGGTTTCTCCTGAACCTGCCCTGGGGAGTGGAGCACAAGAAAGACTCCTATCTCGGCAAGGCGGGAAGGGTCATCTCATATGCCCTTCACCCCGCGGGCTTCGGCACCTGGGAAGCCGGATCGGCCCTGCTTTCGGGAATTATCGCCAAGGAGATCGTGGTGGGCGCCATGGGGGAGATATACGCGGTGAAGGCGAGTGAGGAGGAAAAGAAATCGGCGACCTTCGAAGAGGAGATCACACAAATCGCCGTCTCTTTCGGTAAAGCGGTGAAGGAGGCATTCGGCAACATCTTCTCCACCTTCGGGACCGTCGCCATGTCGACTGAGGAAAAGGAGGAAAACAAGGGCCTTCAGCCCGTGCTTCAAAAGACGTTCACCCCTTTGAGCGCTTACTCTTTCATTGCTTTCGTTCTTCTTTATATGCCGTGCGTGGTGGTGGCGGTGGCGATGCGCCACGAGTTCGGCACGTGGAAGTGGTTCGGTGTTGCCTTTGCCTACCAGATGGTCCTCGCATGGGTTGTCTCGGTAATAATCTACCAGGGCGGAAGCCTGCTCGGTATAGGAGGATAAAGATGGGATTTACGGACATATTATTGGCGGCTCTTATTGCGGCTGGCGCCGCATATATACTCTATCGCAGCCTGTGGAAAAAGAAGGGACATTGCGCCGGATGCGGCTCCTGCTCTTGCGGGAAAGAGGTCCCGAAACGGTGAGAGCAACAATATTCTTACATTGTTATGATAATGGTTATTCTTATCGTTATCGCCGCTGCGACTTTCACATAGACCGAGAAGAGGGCCGGCGCGAGGCATCGAGAAAATTTGAATCTCATAAAGGAGGCATTATGTGCGTAGCATTGGTGGGAGGAATGGACAGACTCGACAGGAGCTACAAAGATGAGGCGGAGAGACACGGCGTAGAGCTTAAGGTATTCACCAGATCGAAGGCGGGACTGGCCGATCGCATCGGGCAGGTCGATGCACTTGTGGTTTTTACGGGAAAGACCTCGCACCGGATCAAGAACGAAGCGGTCCTTGCGGCGCGGTCCGCCCGTATTCCCGTCATAATGCTGCATTCATGCGGAATCTGCAGCCTCCGCGAATGCCTGAGCCGCCTTGTCTTAGCGGAAGCCGGCAGGGTCCGGGCCGTCGCAAAGGAGGCGCTATGATCCGCAATGTCGATGAAGGTCGAATGAGTCCAACGCAGCCGGTGCCCCTTTACATTCAGATGAGTCGTGAGCAAGATTCACGACGGCCCGCCCAGGCCGCCGGGAGGTGAAGAGATGGGAAGATTCTATTTTCTAATGATGGTTTTTTGTGCCGGTCTTGCAGTCCTGCCTCGCCCTGCCCTTGCGGTGCGGCCTTTTGTAACGGATGACGCCCGGGTGGTGGGAGAGCACATGGCCCAGATCGAGACGTCCGTGCGTTACGACAAGGACGAATTTTCGAACCTGAACCTCCTCGCCTTCGGGTCCACCAAAAATTCGGAGATCACCATAGGATTCACCAATGGCTTCAATCTCGAAAAGGATTCGAACAGGAGCTATGGGGTCGCGGGGCCTCTCATGCAGTTTAAATATCTCTTCTGGGAGGCGAAGAAGAACAGATACCCCGGCATGGCGATCGCCGTGGGCGCCTCCCCTCCTTGGGGCAAGGGCGATTTCAAGCAGGAGAAGTGGAGCGAGTTCGTCTTTCTCGCGGCCACGGAATCACTCTTCGACGACGACAAGGTCCTCATCCACGCCAACCTCGGCATCTCCACCACCAATCCGGCGGCCGTGGCCACATGGGGTCTGGGCACCCAGATTCGTTTGATAGGAGGGCTCCACGGAGTGCTGGAGGTCTTCTATAACGACCCCTATGCGGGCAAGACCGGGGGCGCCTACCAGGCAGGCTTCCGCCATATCGTGAGCGACAGCGTACAGGTGGATTTGACCATGGGGGGCGGAATCTTCGGGAGCGAGCAGATACCCACCTTCGTGGGTATGGGACTCCGTATGGTGAGCGATAAACTATTTTGAGGAGATTTTCCCTTTCCGGAATTGATCCCGCGATCAGCCCATAAAGATATCTTTCACGTCACTTCTTTTTACGGGCTTCAGGGGCTTCATCGGCATACCCTGCAGGCTGGAGCGCAACCACGTACACGGTTTCGCCCCAGCCGGTCCCTGATCTTTTCCCATGAGCCTCATCCAACACGTCCCGAGACCAGGCTTTACCGCGGCCAGAACCATGTACTCCACGGCCCCCGCCCTCCCTTGCCCATACCCTGCCGCGGCTATTCTTGACAGTGAAACATCCTGATGGTATCGTTAATCATTACCATTATGAGGAAAGAAAAGGCTATTTTTGCAGACTATCTTGCCCGGCACGGACTCCGCATGACCGCTCAGAGGGAGACCATACTCCACGAGTTCCTCCACACCGAAGGCCATCAAAGCGCCGAAGAGCTGACCGCGGCGGTAAAGAAACGGGACAAGACCATCGGGCAGGCCACGGTATACCGGAATTTAAGAATTTTCGCGGAATCGGGCATTGCACGGGAAGTGCGGTTCGGCGATGGAGTGACGAGGTATGAGCATAACGTGGACCACGCCCATCATGACCATCTCACATGCCAGCGCTGCGGAAAGACCATCGAAGTCTTCGACCCCCGGATAGAGGAGCTGCAGGAAGCTCTGGCCCTGGCCCACAATTTCCTGGTGACGGGACATACCATGCATATCTACGGGCTTTGCGCCGGGTGCCGGCTGGCCTGACCCGTCATTTGCCCGGCCCGGGCAACCGGCTCGAGCACGATCAGCGTAATCTCCGGAGGCGAAAGAAACCGGATCGGCGGTCCCCAACTGCCTGTCCCCCGGCTCACATAGAGCCTCGAATCCTTCCCCAGATCGAACCAGCCCGTCAAATACGGGAAAAACCGTTTCACCACATAGTTAAACGGAAAGATCTGACCCTTGTGGGTATGGCCCGAGAGCTGCAGGTCGAATAACCCCACGGCTGTGGGGTCGACAATGGGCCTGTGTTTCAGGAGAAGGTTGAACCTGCCCTTTTCGAGTCCTGAGAGCAGGCTTTTTTCTTCGACCCCCTTATAGAGATGATAAGGGATTGCCGCAATGTCATCGACGCCTGCCACGTTGATGGCCCCCTCGATGGAGATACCTTCCCCCCGCAACACGCGGAACCCGGCATCGTCGGCGAAGCGCGAGAAATTCGGCAGGCCCCCGTAATATTCATGATTGCCGGTAATGGCAAATTTTCCGTAGGGAGGTGCGATTTCCCTGAACATTGAAGCGGACCTCCGAAGGGACTCCGCCCGGCCGTCGAGAAGGTCGCCCGTGCACACAAGGATATGGGGATTGAGCCTTTTCACTTCAGCGAACATTTTGTCGAGCCAAGTCTCACACGTCGTGAGCCCCAGATGAAGATCGGAGATCTGCACGATCCGGAGCTCGCCTTTTTCCTTCGGAATCTTATCGGTCCGTATTACCAGGTGCTCGATCCTCACGTGTCCCGCTTCAAGAAAACCGTATCCGGCTACAAGAAGGGCCGCGAGAAGGGCCAGCCAAAACCCCGTCTTCTCTATCCCCGTAGTGAGCGACTTGTCCCATCCGGCGGCCAAACCGGCGAGGTAGAGGAAAAACCTGACAATTTCGATTACTAAGGATGCCGAGAGGAAAAGGAAGAGAAAACCCATCCAGAGATAGGTCACCCAGGCGGCAAGAAAGGCAGGCCCTTCCATCCCCGCCCTTTCCAGGACGCGGGTGATGACGGGTCCGGCGATCATAAGGAGCATGAAGACTGCAAAGGGGATAAGCAGGGGAAGGGTAAGACCGAAGATCGCCCGCACCTTCACCAGGAGGTAGGCATGCATCGCTCCATAAAGAATGAAGAAGACGAGCAGAAAAAGACTCATGGGCTTATCCGCCGGGATAAGTCCCGCAGGGGTCCCCGGACCGGACCATAAGCCCGTTCAGGATGAGGCGGCTGCACTCCTCGGGAGAGAAAAGATTCTCCGTATCCACGACGAGAGAAAACACAAATCCCCTCAGTACGCCCATGATGACTTTCGCGGTCTCATCCCTGTCGCAGGCGGTAAAATGGCCGGAACTGACGCCCCTGTCGATGAGTGTACCGATGAGTCTCCTCTGCCTCTCAAAGAAACGCTTCCGCAGATCCGTTCCGAGTGCAAGCCTGGGCTCTCTTGTATTGGTGATGATCAGCTCCCTGTTCCTTTTCGCGTAAGTAAGCCTGAGGCGTACGAAAGTGCTGAAGGCCGCGACCGGGTCCTCAATCTTGCCGACCGTCTCCTCGAGCTCCCCCGAGAGGTCTTCGAGCACCTTATCCATCAGAGTCGAATAGAGGGCTTCCTTGTTTTCGAAATAGAGGTAAAGTCCCCCCACGCTGATGCCGGCTTTGGCCGCAATAGTTCTCATGCTCGTGCCCTGATAGCCATGCTGCGAAAAAACATCGAACGCGGCTTCGAGGATCTTTTTCTTCGAATTTTCTGATGAACGTTTGTTCATGTGAATACGTGTTCAATTTATATCACGGACGTTCCCGTGTCAACAATAATAGCCGCGAAACCGGGCCGAAAGCCCGGGGATGGAGAGGGATGACCGGGGTTTTACTACAGCCCGAGGACAGGGGCTATGTGAAAAGCCGCGATGCCGCACGCCAGGGAGAGGCACAACATGAAGAGCATGGAGAAAGAAAACCATCTCCAGCTTTCCATCTCCTGTCTCATGACCGTAATGGTGGGAACGCAGGGCACGAAGATCATGAGCACTACG is a genomic window of Syntrophorhabdaceae bacterium containing:
- a CDS encoding metallophosphoesterase, with translation MSLFLLVFFILYGAMHAYLLVKVRAIFGLTLPLLIPFAVFMLLMIAGPVITRVLERAGMEGPAFLAAWVTYLWMGFLFLFLSASLVIEIVRFFLYLAGLAAGWDKSLTTGIEKTGFWLALLAALLVAGYGFLEAGHVRIEHLVIRTDKIPKEKGELRIVQISDLHLGLTTCETWLDKMFAEVKRLNPHILVCTGDLLDGRAESLRRSASMFREIAPPYGKFAITGNHEYYGGLPNFSRFADDAGFRVLRGEGISIEGAINVAGVDDIAAIPYHLYKGVEEKSLLSGLEKGRFNLLLKHRPIVDPTAVGLFDLQLSGHTHKGQIFPFNYVVKRFFPYLTGWFDLGKDSRLYVSRGTGSWGPPIRFLSPPEITLIVLEPVARAGQMTGQASRHPAQSP
- a CDS encoding TetR/AcrR family transcriptional regulator, whose amino-acid sequence is MNKRSSENSKKKILEAAFDVFSQHGYQGTSMRTIAAKAGISVGGLYLYFENKEALYSTLMDKVLEDLSGELEETVGKIEDPVAAFSTFVRLRLTYAKRNRELIITNTREPRLALGTDLRKRFFERQRRLIGTLIDRGVSSGHFTACDRDETAKVIMGVLRGFVFSLVVDTENLFSPEECSRLILNGLMVRSGDPCGTYPGG
- the feoB gene encoding ferrous iron transport protein B; translated protein: RWLSLKLMEADELVWGEIAPYEKGLPVEKALGHLGSAHDSDIESLLADARYARAAGLTREILAKTEGEKIELTEKIDRVVLHRFFGIPVFLVAMWLMFKLTFDISKPFADWMSFLISGPFKSWAEALMALAGARQWMTALLTDGIIAGVGSVIVFVPVIFAMMFLITLLEGSGYMARAAFVMDRAMHAVGLHGKSFIPMLLGFGCNVPGIYATRTLENPRDKALTALLIPLISCGARLPVYVIFIGAFFPGHGGTVLWSLYVMGIALAVLMGVIFKHTLFIHEAPMFIMELPPYRMPSLTSLTIHTWEKGKHFLIKAGTYILAVSIIMWFLLNLPWGVEHKKDSYLGKAGRVISYALHPAGFGTWEAGSALLSGIIAKEIVVGAMGEIYAVKASEEEKKSATFEEEITQIAVSFGKAVKEAFGNIFSTFGTVAMSTEEKEENKGLQPVLQKTFTPLSAYSFIAFVLLYMPCVVVAVAMRHEFGTWKWFGVAFAYQMVLAWVVSVIIYQGGSLLGIGG
- a CDS encoding transcriptional repressor; this translates as MVSLIITIMRKEKAIFADYLARHGLRMTAQRETILHEFLHTEGHQSAEELTAAVKKRDKTIGQATVYRNLRIFAESGIAREVRFGDGVTRYEHNVDHAHHDHLTCQRCGKTIEVFDPRIEELQEALALAHNFLVTGHTMHIYGLCAGCRLA
- a CDS encoding DUF2325 domain-containing protein; the protein is MCVALVGGMDRLDRSYKDEAERHGVELKVFTRSKAGLADRIGQVDALVVFTGKTSHRIKNEAVLAARSARIPVIMLHSCGICSLRECLSRLVLAEAGRVRAVAKEAL